In one window of Kitasatospora sp. MMS16-BH015 DNA:
- a CDS encoding glycerophosphodiester phosphodiesterase has protein sequence MTVTTAVPPRPILAVAHRGDPFHYRENTLASVESALAAGADAVEVDVQLTRDGVPVLLHDLTLERLWADPRPVGSVTAEQLSALGSPGVRVPTLAEALKAVAETPAARLLIDLDTPGPVAATWRAVTDLGAQARVAFCGSIAALLAVRELSAEAELALTWKQPRLPGPALLADLRPRYVNPPFGLLDPAFTAGAHELGLAVSCWTVDRRRTMRKVADLGVDSITSNRIGLLRRTLDARG, from the coding sequence ATGACCGTGACCACCGCCGTGCCGCCCCGCCCGATCCTGGCCGTCGCCCACCGCGGCGACCCCTTCCACTACCGCGAGAACACCCTGGCCTCGGTCGAGTCGGCGCTGGCCGCCGGTGCCGACGCCGTCGAGGTGGACGTGCAGCTGACCCGGGACGGGGTGCCGGTGCTGCTGCACGACCTCACCCTGGAGCGGCTCTGGGCCGACCCGCGCCCGGTCGGCTCGGTCACCGCCGAGCAGCTGAGCGCGCTCGGCAGCCCCGGCGTCCGGGTGCCCACCCTGGCCGAGGCGCTCAAGGCGGTGGCCGAGACCCCGGCCGCCCGGCTGCTGATCGACCTCGACACGCCCGGCCCGGTGGCCGCCACCTGGCGGGCCGTGACCGACCTCGGTGCGCAGGCCCGGGTGGCCTTCTGCGGCTCGATCGCGGCGCTGCTGGCCGTCCGCGAGCTCTCGGCGGAGGCGGAGCTCGCGCTCACCTGGAAGCAGCCCCGACTGCCCGGCCCGGCGTTGCTGGCCGATCTGCGCCCCCGGTACGTGAACCCGCCGTTCGGCCTGCTGGACCCGGCCTTCACCGCCGGCGCGCACGAGCTGGGCCTGGCCGTGAGCTGCTGGACGGTGGACCGCCGCCGCACCATGCGCAAGGTGGCCGACCTGGGCGTGGACTCGATCACCAGCAACCGGATCGGCCTGCTGCGGCGCACGCTGGACGCGCGCGGGTGA
- a CDS encoding molybdopterin-binding protein, producing MGQPDRSVNRYRIGEAAAMLGVSADTMRRWVDAGRLPAERDEHGHRIIAGAELAAFARELARPENAEAEGRPSSARNRFPGIVTQVVLGDVAAQVEIQAGPFRVVSLISRDSAEELKLVPGAPATAVIKSTNVVIERS from the coding sequence ATGGGCCAGCCCGACCGGTCGGTCAACCGCTACCGCATCGGGGAGGCGGCGGCCATGCTCGGCGTGAGCGCCGACACCATGCGGCGCTGGGTGGACGCCGGGCGGCTGCCCGCCGAGCGGGACGAGCACGGGCACCGGATCATCGCCGGGGCGGAGCTCGCCGCCTTCGCCCGCGAGCTGGCCCGCCCGGAGAACGCCGAGGCCGAGGGCCGGCCCTCCTCGGCGCGCAACCGCTTCCCCGGGATCGTCACCCAGGTGGTGCTCGGCGACGTGGCCGCGCAGGTGGAGATCCAGGCCGGGCCGTTCCGGGTGGTCTCGCTGATCAGCCGGGATTCGGCCGAGGAGCTCAAGCTGGTGCCGGGCGCCCCGGCCACGGCCGTGATCAAGTCGACCAATGTCGTGATCGAGCGCAGCTGA
- a CDS encoding HEAT repeat domain-containing protein, translated as MLGFIRTDHEALVDALGDPQRTVPAYRELLKRGRLALTAIRAGLAHELPAVREGCCRLLDHLVDTESMDLLLGMTEDPDARVRVAAFHALACDRCKDDACAPGADRVLPAALHHLAEDPEPLVRAMAAELVGKFVHTDPRALPALLTSHTTDPSPAVRKKSGWYTPGGPIHTRTAPTH; from the coding sequence ATGCTCGGATTCATCAGGACCGACCACGAGGCCCTCGTCGACGCTCTGGGCGACCCCCAGCGGACGGTCCCGGCCTACCGTGAACTGCTCAAGCGCGGCCGGCTCGCGCTCACCGCGATCCGGGCGGGGCTCGCCCACGAGCTCCCGGCCGTCCGCGAGGGCTGCTGCCGGCTGCTCGACCACCTGGTCGACACCGAGTCGATGGACCTGCTTCTCGGCATGACGGAGGACCCCGACGCCCGGGTCCGGGTGGCCGCCTTCCACGCCCTCGCCTGCGACCGCTGCAAGGACGACGCCTGCGCCCCGGGCGCCGACCGCGTCCTCCCCGCCGCCCTGCACCACCTCGCCGAGGACCCCGAGCCCCTGGTCCGCGCGATGGCCGCCGAACTCGTCGGCAAGTTCGTCCACACCGACCCCCGCGCCCTCCCCGCTCTCCTCACCTCCCACACCACCGACCCCAGCCCCGCCGTCCGCAAGAAGTCCGGCTGGTACACCCCCGGCGGCCCCATCCACACCCGC